From the genome of Malus domestica chromosome 04, GDT2T_hap1, one region includes:
- the LOC139195362 gene encoding uncharacterized protein: MERYYKKQCLNPHSNIPASPSSNIPSSPPSNIPNIPSSSILGSSQQNEVTELDEILANLPADPGHRRRMLDYPPNYREAIRRHYLQNNPCQPKDHIMPRKVSNNRCFVTRWFDNFKWLEYSIVKDAAFCRYCYLFKCDFDKEGNAGSDVFTEIGFTNWRKGLENFRDHEGGVGSLHNKALQQARDLMTQKQHIETFVIKQTDEARINYHTLLRGALDCTRWLLQQGLPFRGHDESFKSSNRGNYLELMQFLADHNDKVRKVVFENASKNLKYTSSDIQKDLVRACAIETIGAITKDMEGTFFSLLVDGSRDSSTKEKMAVVLRYVNKEGEVIERFLGVQHVSSTTSSSLEEAIERLFASTNLSMSKLRGQGYDGASNMKGELNGLKAKILNKYPQAFYVHCFAHQLQLALVAVAKGIEGVAIFFNNASILVNTIGSSCKRRDAFREKQLEQIKKALDIGDLETGRGLNQEISLMRPCDTRWNSHYGTIVSIIVMFEAVVEVLEWIKDDTKQDNFGEVSKLFHDIQTFDFVFHLFFMRLILGITNELSQALQKKDQDIVNAMALVEVCKQRLQSLRDDDFGDLLDDVQKFCQEHDIVVPNMEDLRFVPGKSRRKAPRLTNFHYYRVDLYFQVLDTQLKELNDRFNEVNTELLLCMACLSPVNNFASFDKAKIVRLAQLYPQDFDCMDLMNLPIQLDNYIHDMKMHSEFSSLRGIGDLAKELVKTGRFASYMLVYKLLTLTLVLPVATASVERAFSAMKIVKTPLRNKMGDQWLSDSMLVYIERDVFAFIDNEPIMRRFHDMKPRRQQL; the protein is encoded by the coding sequence ATGGAACGATACTATAAGAAACAGTGCTtaaatcctcattcaaatatTCCGGCTAGTCCTTCTTCGAATATTCCGAGTAGTCCTCCTTCGAATATTCCAAATATTCCTTCTTCTAGTATTCTGGGTAGTTCCCAACAAAATGAGGTCACTGAGTTGGATGAAATACTGGCTAATCTTCCTGCAGACCCTGGACATAGACGTCGAATGCTTGATTATCCACCTAATtatcgtgaagcaattcgtCGCCACTATCTCCAAAATAATCCTTGTCAGCCTAAAGACCACATCATGCCCAGAAAAGTTAGCAACAATCGATGTTTTGTCACTCGttggtttgataattttaagtggttggagtatagtataGTAAAAGATGCCGCATTTTGCCGTTATTGTTATCTATTCAAGTGTGATTTTGATAAAGAGGGAAATGCCGGAAGTGATGTCTTCACTGAGATTGGGTTTACAAATTGGAGGAAAGGACTCGAAAACTTTCGAGATCATGAGGGAGGTGTTGGAAGTCTTCATAATAAAGCTTTACAACAAGCTAGAGATTTGATGACGCAAAAGCAACATATTGAAACATTTGTGATTAAGCAAACCGATGAAGCTCGCATTAATTATCACACTTTATTGCGTGGCGCACTTGATTGCACAAGATGGTTGTTGCAACAAGGTTTGCCTTTTCGTGGCCATGATGAATCGTTCAAATCAAGCAATAGGGGTAATTATTTGGAGCTTATGCAATTTCTTGCCGATCATAATGATAAAGTTAGGAAGGTTGTGTTTGAGAATGCTTCCAAGAATCTCAAGTATACTTCTTCTGATATTCAAAAAGATCTTGTCCGTGCTTGTGCCATTGAAACTATTGGTGCAATTACTAAAGATATGGAaggtacatttttttctcttttggttgatgGATCACGTGATTCTTCAACTAAAGAGAAAATGGCGGTGGTATTGCGTTATGTGAACAAGGAAGGAGAGGTAATTGAAAGGTTTTTGGGTGTGCAACATGTCTCCTCTACAACTAGTAGCTCACTTGAAGAGGCCATTGAGAGATTATTTGCTTCAACAAATTTGAGTATGTCCAAGTTACGGGGACAAGGCTATGATGGAGCTAGTAATATGAAAGGAGAACTAAATGGCCTTAAAGCAAAGATATTGAACAAGTATCCTCAAGCATTTTATGTTCATTGTTTTGCACAccaacttcaactagctctTGTAGCCGTTGCAAAGGGAATTGAGGGTGTCGCCATTTTCTTCAACAATGCTAGTATTTTGGTCAATACTATTGGATCATCGTGTAAGCGTCGTGACGCATTTAGAGAGAAACAACTagaacaaattaagaaagctcTTGATATTGGTGATCTTGAAACGGGTAGAGGGTTAAATCAAGAGATTAGTCTCATGCGTCCTTGTGATACACGTTGGAACTCACATTATGGTACTATAGTTAGTATTATTGTCATGTTTGAAGCCGTGGTGGAGGTGCTTGAATGGATTAAGGATGATACCAAACAAGACAATTTTGGTGAAGTAAGTAAGTTATTCCATGACATACAaacttttgattttgtgtttcaccttttttttatgaGACTCATATTGGGAATTACAAATGAGTTATCACAAGCATTACAAAAGAaagatcaagatattgtgaatgcGATGGCATTAGTGGAAGTATGCAAGCAAAGACTACAATCCTTGAGAGATGATGACTTTGGGGACTTGCTTGATGATGTACAAAAGTTTTGTCAAGAGCATGATATTGTCGTTCCTAACATGGAGGATTTGCGTTTTGTACCCGGAAAATCAAGGCGTAAAGCTCCAAGACTCACAAACTTCCATTACTATCGTGTAGACCtctattttcaagtccttgatacgcaattaaaggaattgaatgatcgcttcaatgaggtaaacaccgaattgcttctttgtatggcatgtttgagtccggtgaataattttgcatcttttgacaAAGCAAAAATTGTTCGTCTAGCCCAACTTTATCCTCAAGATTTTGATTGTATGGACCTCATGAATCTTCCAATTCAACTTGACAATTACATTCACGATATGAAGATGCATAGTGAGTTTTCATCATTAAGAGGAATTGGTGATCTTGCAAAGGAGTTGGTGAAGACCGGAAGGTTTGCAAGCTATATGTTAGTGtataagcttcttacattgACTTTGGTGTTACCAGTTGCAACTGCTTCGGTGGAGAGagctttttctgctatgaagattgtgaaaacaccattgcgtaacaaaatgggagatcaatggttgagtgatagcatgcttgtttacattgagagagatgtatttgcttttattgataatgagcctattatgcggcgttttcatgatatgaaacctcgtcggcaacaattgtaa
- the LOC103427726 gene encoding senescence-specific cysteine protease SAG12-like has translation MALLITNQGHSLRLASFLMLILAFCSSKAFCSRQLYGDNEITVVRHEEWMAQHGRTYNDAQEKEMRHNIFKNNVEFVQAFNKNKEGKKYTLSVNKFADKTNEEIRPMRNGYKRKQRSGLMSDSLITSPFRYGNVSNVPSSVDWRLSGAVTAVKNQGYECGCCWAFASVATIEGLNKLKTRNLIPLSEQELVDCDTSSYNHGCNGGNSKVVYDYMINRNRSLATEDNYPYQAKDGGICKTASAAPASGAITITGYENVPANNEDALLKAVANQPVSVAIDIDAEEFKYYSGGVYTGPCGTNLSHEVTAVGYGTSNDGTKYWLLKNSWGKDWGEGGYMRLQRDVPAKEGLCGIAMEATYPTA, from the exons ATGGCTCTTCTCATCACAAACCAAGGCCACTCCCTCCGCTTGGCCTCATTTCTCATGCTAATTTTGGCCTTCTGCTCCTCGAAGGCATTTTGTAGTCGCCAACTTTATGGCGACAACGAAATCACGGTTGTCAGGCATGAGGAGTGGATGGCTCAACATGGACGCACTTATAACGATGCACAAGAGAAGGAGATGCGCCACAACATATTCAAGAACAATGTGGAATTTGTACAAGCTTTTAACAAAAACAAGGAGGGAAAAAAGTACACGCTGAGTGTCAATAAGTTTGCGGACAAAACTAACGAGGAAATTCGGCCAATGCGCAACGGCTACAAGAGAAAGCAACGTTCAGGGCTCATGTCCGACTCTTTGATAACATCTCCTTTTCGATATGGAAATGTCAGTAATGTGCCATCTTCTGTGGATTGGAGATTGTCTGGCGCTGTGACCGCGGTCAAGAACCAAGGATATGAGTGTG GGTGTTGTTGGGCGTTCGCATCAGTAGCAACTATAGAAGGGCTTAACAAACTCAAAACAAGAAACTTAATTCCACTATCCGAACAAGAGCTAGTTGATTGTGACACGAGCAGTTACAATCACGGATGCAATGGCGGTAATTCAAAGGTTGTATATGACTACATGATCAACCGCAACAGGAGCCTTGCAACTGAAGATAATTACCCTTACCAGGCTAAAGATGGAGGAATTTGCAAAACTGCTAGTGCTGCTCCTGCATCTGGTGCCATAACCATAACCGGCTACGAGAATGTGCCTGCAAACAACGAAGATGCATTGTTGAAGGCTGTTGCGAACCAGCCGGTTTCTGTTGCCATTGATATTGACGCAGAGGAATTCAAGTATTATTCGGGTGGTGTGTACACTGGACCATGTGGTACAAACTTAAGCCATGAAGTGACTGCAGTCGGGTACGGTACTAGTAATGATGGGACCAAGTATTGGCTGCTCAAGAATTCTTGGGGCAAAGATTGGGGAGAGGGTGGATACATGAGATTACAAAGAGACGTGCCCGCCAAGGAAGGGTTATGCGGCATTGCTATGGAAGCTACTTATCCAACCGCATAA
- the LOC103427725 gene encoding senescence-specific cysteine protease SAG39-like, with translation MALLLTNQGQSLALFLVLVLGFCSSQAFCSRQLSDDEKIMLERHKEWMARHGRVYKDAQEKDRRYNTFKSNVEFIKGFNKKSENKYRLDINKFADLTNEEFQAMSQGYKRIHLPEIMSNSSKAAPDNNFRYENVTDVPISKDYFSIGAVTTVKYQGQCGCCWAFASVATVEGLNKLKTGNLISLSEQELIDCDTNSYDHGCDGGNSKVAYDYMIKLNKGLATEDNYPYQAKDGGICRTTTVAPASGAITITGYENVPANNEDALLKAVANQPVSVAIDINAKEFKYYSSGVYTGPCGTNLTHEVTAVGYGTSNDGTKYWLLKNSWGKEWGESGYLRLQRDVPAKEGLCGIAMEATYPTA, from the exons ATGGCTCTACTCCTCACAAACCAAGGCCAATCCCTCGCCTTATTTCTGGTTCTCGTTTTGGGCTTCTGCTCCTCCCAAGCTTTTTGTAGTCGTCAACTTTCTGATGACGAAAAAATCATGTTGGAGAGGCACAAGGAGTGGATGGCTCGACATGGACGTGTTTACAAGGATGCACAAGAGAAGGACAGGCGTTACAACACATTCAAGTCCAATGTGGAGTTTATAAAAGGCTTTAACAAGAAGAGCGAAAACAAGTACAGGCTCGACATCAATAAGTTTGCAGACCTAACTAACGAGGAATTTCAGGCGATGAGTCAAGGCTACAAGAGGATACACCTCCCCGAAATCATGTCCAACTCTTCCAAAGCAGCTCCGGATAACAATTTTCGATATGAAAATGTCACCGATGTGCCAATATCTAAGGATTATTTTTCAATTGGCGCTGTGACCACCGTCAAATACCAAGGGCAATGTG GATGTTGTTGGGCGTTCGCATCAGTGGCAACCGTAGAAGGGCTAAACAAACTCAAAACAGGAAACCTAATTTCACTATCAGAACAAGAGCTAATTGATTGTGACACGAATAGCTACGATCACGGCTGCGATGGAGGTAATTCAAAGGTTGCGTATGACTACATGATCAAACTCAACAAAGGCCTTGCAACTGAAGATAATTACCCTTACCAGGCTAAAGATGGAGGAATTTGCAGAACTACTACTGTTGCTCCTGCATCTGGTGCCATAACCATAACCGGCTACGAGAATGTGCCTGCAAACAACGAAGATGCATTGTTGAAGGCTGTTGCGAACCAGCCGGTTTCTGTTGCCATTGATATTAACGCAAAGGAATTCAAGTATTATTCGAGTGGCGTGTACACTGGACCATGTGGTACAAACTTAACCCATGAAGTGACTGCAGTTGGGTACGGTACTAGTAATGATGGGACTAAGTATTGGCTGCTCAAGAATTCTTGGGGTAAAGAGTGGGGGGAGAGTGGATACCTTAGATTACAAAGAGATGTGCCCGCCAAGGAAGGTCTATGTGGCATTGCTATGGAAGCTACCTATCCAACCGCATGA